In a genomic window of Thermodesulfobacteriota bacterium:
- the xseB gene encoding exodeoxyribonuclease VII small subunit, whose amino-acid sequence MKSFENSMNELREIVDKLQSGNLPLEDSIKLFQEGTKLIAYSHKKLDEIQKKVKILVDEKNGELTTRDFDSNEE is encoded by the coding sequence ATGAAATCATTTGAAAATTCTATGAATGAGCTTAGAGAAATTGTGGACAAGCTTCAAAGCGGAAATCTCCCCCTTGAAGATTCAATTAAGCTTTTTCAGGAAGGAACCAAACTGATAGCATATTCACATAAAAAGCTTGATGAAATACAAAAAAAAGTGAAAATACTTGTTGATGAAAAAAACGGAGAGCTCACAACCAGGGATTTTGATTCTAACGAAGAATAG
- a CDS encoding LLM class flavin-dependent oxidoreductase, producing MSRIATISPVWGCSVSDLRELAKTAEGAGFEAIFSPEVPPFSALTNAQVFAEVTSTINVGTWITNIYMRQAVMAAAETITIQEITGGRMVLGLGVSHKPVNSRYEIDMGDPVESMRDYVTQVKAFLDGSAPQLTLKREVPKVPVYIAGLTKGAANLAGEVADGLMPYMTTTDYVADLRNYVAEGAAKAERDPSEIDITLGIPSIVSDDLELAQAAGIKGFSPYLNFPFYQRLMINNGHGDVIEKIRAGEKPGDVFTTEMLDSVALVGPADRCRAKLDEYRDAGVDLPIIVPGPAGKQSNVEVMQNTVAAYGG from the coding sequence ATGTCTAGAATAGCAACTATTTCACCAGTGTGGGGATGTAGTGTAAGTGATTTGAGAGAGCTTGCAAAAACTGCAGAAGGAGCAGGGTTTGAAGCGATATTCTCCCCTGAAGTTCCGCCGTTTAGCGCGCTTACTAATGCCCAAGTATTTGCTGAGGTCACTTCTACAATCAACGTTGGCACATGGATTACTAATATATATATGCGCCAGGCAGTTATGGCTGCGGCTGAGACTATTACGATACAAGAGATCACTGGAGGCCGAATGGTTTTAGGTCTTGGAGTTAGTCACAAGCCGGTCAATTCACGTTATGAGATTGATATGGGCGATCCAGTAGAAAGCATGAGAGATTATGTTACTCAGGTTAAAGCCTTTTTAGATGGCTCTGCTCCTCAGCTAACCCTAAAACGTGAAGTGCCAAAGGTTCCTGTTTATATTGCTGGACTAACTAAAGGTGCGGCAAATTTAGCTGGCGAAGTAGCTGATGGACTAATGCCCTACATGACAACAACAGATTACGTGGCTGATTTACGAAACTATGTTGCTGAAGGTGCTGCTAAAGCAGAAAGAGATCCTTCAGAAATTGATATAACATTAGGAATACCATCTATTGTTTCAGATGATTTAGAGCTTGCTCAGGCTGCTGGAATAAAAGGTTTTTCACCGTATTTAAACTTCCCATTTTACCAGAGACTGATGATTAATAACGGTCATGGTGATGTAATTGAAAAAATAAGAGCTGGGGAAAAACCAGGCGATGTATTTACAACTGAGATGTTAGATTCTGTAGCACTTGTTGGTCCGGCTGATAGATGCAGAGCTAAGCTTGATGAGTACAGAGATGCAGGTGTTGATCTTCCGATTATAGTACCAGGACCTGCAGGAAAACAGAGTAACGTTGAAGTAATGCAAAACACTGTTGCAGCTTACGGTGGATAG
- the ndk gene encoding nucleoside-diphosphate kinase has translation MERTLSIIKPDGVEKNVIGEIISRFEKNGLNIAAMKKIKLSKTEAEGFYAVHKERPFFGSLTDFMSRGPIVVIVLEGEGAIAKNREIMGATNPEEAAGGTIRKDFATNIEENTVHGSDAPETAAFEIGYFFNALEITG, from the coding sequence TTGGAAAGAACATTATCAATCATAAAGCCAGATGGGGTCGAAAAAAATGTTATTGGAGAAATAATCTCCCGATTTGAGAAAAATGGCTTAAACATTGCAGCTATGAAAAAAATAAAACTAAGTAAAACAGAGGCAGAGGGATTCTACGCTGTGCACAAAGAACGCCCGTTTTTTGGTTCACTTACTGACTTTATGTCTAGAGGACCTATAGTAGTGATAGTATTAGAAGGTGAAGGCGCTATTGCAAAAAACAGAGAAATTATGGGCGCAACAAACCCAGAAGAAGCTGCCGGTGGAACAATTAGAAAAGACTTTGCAACAAATATTGAAGAAAACACTGTTCATGGCTCTGATGCTCCGGAGACAGCGGCATTTGAAATAGGCTACTTCTTCAATGCTCTTGAAATTACAGGTTAA
- the holA gene encoding DNA polymerase III subunit delta has product MAQKKSSKPGFEEFSQKVSDKDFDPVYIFTGDQIHLIEKALLELRNAVLGPEDDMNYIVFHGDAASSQEIVESASTMPMFSSGKVIVVKNAHKLKAKDLEFIDSYLESPSPQANLVMVFSDGKAPKIKKKKLPRYDFSLQKGNTVSAVRQQAQNLGFNITPKAAQTLISLVGEDLQELNNELIKLSLYRSDSHQIDIDDIEKHTKRSQFGDVFALINAISKKNTRDAHKALSDLHQQGEEPLSVLSRLIWRIRLIWKAKELSDQKMPKDQIIKELRMSSGAYYYLSQDLRNYSYHDISRIMGLFMECDKKLKMSYIPRDYHLTKLVTQLCS; this is encoded by the coding sequence ATGGCCCAAAAAAAATCTAGCAAGCCTGGTTTTGAAGAGTTTAGTCAAAAAGTCTCAGACAAAGATTTTGATCCCGTTTACATTTTTACAGGAGATCAGATACACCTTATAGAAAAAGCACTTTTGGAATTAAGAAATGCCGTGCTCGGTCCAGAGGATGACATGAACTATATTGTTTTCCATGGAGACGCTGCATCGTCTCAAGAGATTGTAGAGAGTGCTTCAACTATGCCAATGTTCAGCAGCGGCAAAGTTATAGTAGTAAAAAATGCGCATAAACTTAAAGCTAAAGATCTTGAGTTCATAGACTCTTACTTAGAATCCCCTTCCCCGCAGGCAAATCTAGTTATGGTCTTTTCTGACGGTAAGGCTCCTAAGATTAAAAAGAAGAAACTTCCCAGATACGACTTTAGCCTTCAAAAAGGAAATACAGTGTCCGCAGTTAGACAACAGGCACAAAACCTTGGTTTTAATATAACCCCTAAAGCTGCACAGACATTAATTTCACTTGTCGGGGAGGATTTACAGGAGCTTAACAATGAGCTCATAAAACTCTCTTTATACAGATCAGATAGCCATCAAATAGATATAGATGATATTGAAAAACATACAAAAAGATCTCAATTTGGCGATGTATTTGCGCTTATAAATGCTATATCTAAAAAGAACACAAGGGATGCACATAAAGCGCTTTCAGATCTTCATCAACAGGGAGAGGAGCCTCTGTCAGTTTTAAGCAGACTTATTTGGCGCATTAGACTAATATGGAAAGCAAAAGAACTCTCAGATCAGAAAATGCCGAAAGATCAGATTATTAAAGAGCTTAGGATGTCCTCTGGAGCCTATTATTACCTTAGCCAAGATCTAAGAAATTACAGCTATCATGATATTTCAAGGATTATGGGACTTTTTATGGAATGTGATAAAAAACTAAAAATGAGCTATATTCCAAGAGACTATCATTTAACTAAGCTTGTGACGCAGCTCTGCTCTTAA
- a CDS encoding P-loop domain-containing protein: MKAHFELKSILQNVNWNEPASYKKIVGEYLFNDYTLVLDNIEKDTSNISIKARVKISNQVAGFPEDTFSNRSREIALRDFIARILYAEINSSDSQTKDNVKRAYISLEKPGQEIIDRTSVLLDDKFVEIRFKIVLCQINQDLISELSEDIIFNDLADIIENTCIYNSLNKNQLYKHIETSEDADFLRTELENLRLIAFVAQGSLLPRETGDNDFPCKSNDILPFSSPNNLKMDVELPNGGQITGMGIPRGITFIAGPKGSGKTTLLDAIGQGIYNHVPGDGREFVVSNPNTVNIRSEPGRNISGVNISGFIDNLEDDSNISTENGNSDISIAANIVEAIEVGADVVLIDNIFISEYIAKSKSIFNEYMVSTILSSDTEISDYYSLANFILRIDNYTLEDITQAAKDSCSNYEGYSPFGYLAERIPIADSMEALDINLESIDQIISKSQEETILDAVNYSKKYMDGKKSFRQVTSLVMLDIGRLGLDVLNPDLAKNYSEFRKIELAAALNRIKSLKVEHK; encoded by the coding sequence ATGAAAGCACATTTTGAACTAAAGAGCATCCTACAAAACGTGAACTGGAATGAGCCTGCATCTTATAAAAAGATAGTAGGTGAATACCTTTTCAATGATTACACTCTCGTTCTCGATAATATAGAAAAAGATACTTCAAATATTTCTATCAAAGCTCGGGTGAAAATCTCAAATCAAGTGGCCGGCTTTCCTGAAGACACATTTTCTAATCGCTCAAGAGAGATTGCGCTTAGGGATTTTATTGCTCGAATACTCTATGCTGAAATTAATAGCTCCGACAGTCAGACAAAAGACAATGTAAAAAGAGCATATATAAGTCTTGAAAAACCTGGCCAGGAAATTATAGATAGGACATCTGTATTACTGGATGATAAATTTGTAGAAATAAGATTTAAAATAGTTCTGTGTCAGATTAACCAAGATCTGATATCAGAGCTTTCAGAGGACATAATATTTAATGATCTAGCCGATATTATCGAAAATACATGCATCTATAATAGCTTGAACAAAAACCAGTTATATAAACATATTGAAACTTCTGAAGACGCAGATTTTCTAAGAACGGAACTTGAGAACCTAAGACTTATTGCTTTTGTTGCTCAGGGAAGCTTGTTGCCCAGGGAGACAGGTGATAATGACTTTCCATGTAAAAGTAATGATATATTGCCATTCTCATCACCTAATAACCTTAAAATGGATGTGGAGCTTCCAAATGGCGGTCAGATAACTGGAATGGGTATACCCAGAGGCATAACTTTTATTGCGGGGCCTAAAGGCAGCGGCAAAACAACTCTCTTAGACGCAATAGGTCAAGGTATTTACAACCATGTGCCGGGGGATGGGAGAGAATTTGTTGTAAGCAATCCAAACACAGTCAATATTAGATCAGAGCCAGGCAGAAATATTTCAGGAGTTAATATTTCTGGATTTATTGATAATCTTGAGGATGACTCAAATATTTCAACTGAAAATGGCAATTCTGATATATCTATAGCAGCTAATATCGTAGAGGCGATTGAAGTTGGAGCTGATGTAGTGCTTATTGATAATATATTTATTTCAGAATACATAGCTAAGTCAAAAAGTATTTTTAATGAGTATATGGTGTCTACAATTCTTAGCTCAGATACTGAAATATCTGATTATTATAGTCTTGCAAACTTTATTTTACGCATAGACAACTATACTCTAGAAGATATTACGCAGGCCGCTAAGGACTCTTGTTCAAATTATGAGGGATATAGCCCGTTTGGCTATCTTGCAGAAAGAATTCCTATAGCCGATAGTATGGAAGCACTAGATATAAACTTAGAATCAATCGATCAGATTATCTCCAAATCCCAGGAAGAAACCATTTTAGATGCTGTAAATTATTCTAAGAAGTATATGGATGGAAAAAAGTCATTTAGACAAGTAACAAGTTTGGTAATGTTAGATATAGGACGTCTAGGCCTGGATGTACTAAATCCAGATTTGGCCAAGAATTATAGCGAGTTTAGAAAGATTGAGCTTGCCGCTGCTTTGAACCGAATAAAATCCTTGAAAGTAGAACATAAATAA
- a CDS encoding carbamoyltransferase N-terminal domain-containing protein, which translates to MYILGISCYYHDAAATLIKDGVVVAAAEEERFTRIKHDSEYPENAINFCLNLEGIEPQDLEYVMYFEKPFLKFERLLLDTMQTFPKSMKLFREAMITQLGEKLWIKHLIQKKLEIDPSKILFCEHHMSHAASSFYCSPFNESAILTVDGVGEWTTATLAVGRGTDIQILKEIRFPNSLGLLYSAFTAFLGFEVNEGEYKVMGMAPFGDPKYVDQVYEVVKVDDEGGFEL; encoded by the coding sequence ATGTACATACTAGGAATTTCATGTTACTACCATGATGCAGCAGCAACTCTAATTAAAGATGGTGTAGTAGTAGCTGCAGCTGAGGAAGAAAGATTTACCAGGATAAAGCACGACTCAGAGTATCCAGAGAATGCCATTAATTTCTGTCTAAATTTAGAAGGCATAGAACCTCAAGACTTAGAATATGTAATGTACTTTGAAAAGCCTTTTCTTAAATTTGAGCGCTTGCTTCTAGATACTATGCAGACATTTCCAAAGTCCATGAAGTTATTTAGAGAAGCCATGATAACCCAGCTCGGGGAAAAATTATGGATAAAGCATCTGATTCAGAAAAAACTCGAAATAGATCCCTCAAAAATACTCTTTTGTGAACACCATATGTCCCATGCTGCCAGTAGTTTCTATTGCTCGCCGTTTAATGAATCAGCAATTCTTACAGTAGATGGAGTAGGGGAGTGGACAACTGCAACACTGGCAGTTGGACGGGGAACAGATATACAGATATTAAAAGAAATAAGATTTCCAAATTCATTAGGTTTGCTCTATAGTGCATTCACAGCATTCTTAGGGTTTGAGGTAAACGAAGGGGAATATAAAGTAATGGGTATGGCTCCGTTTGGAGATCCTAAATATGTAGATCAGGTCTACGAAGTGGTTAAAGTGGATGATGAAGGCGGGTTTGAGCTGGA
- a CDS encoding radical SAM protein: MIDYVNPFFRPPSEAKSFILQATIGCSHNQCTYCAMYRKDEQKFRVRPMDEIKQIIDSASESEMIDDRVFIADGNALVLSKKKLIEIMDYLKSKNPEIQRIRMYANVGDILRQGVSNLKELKEHGLDMVYIGFESGDNIVLERIKKGANHEETVRASGMLKEAGIMNSAMVLLGMGGTDRSLEHAEATGKLLTGADPEYVGALSLQVRPGAPLHDEMMRGEFELPNKFQIIKELEVLVDNTELTDGYFFSNHISNYLPIKAKFPQDKEKVLSEIRTVINSGDESLLRPDYYRDVINQY, translated from the coding sequence GTGATAGATTACGTAAATCCTTTCTTTAGGCCTCCAAGCGAGGCTAAGAGTTTTATTCTTCAGGCAACTATTGGCTGCTCACACAACCAGTGCACTTACTGTGCAATGTACAGAAAAGATGAGCAAAAGTTCAGGGTCCGTCCCATGGATGAGATCAAACAAATAATTGATAGTGCATCTGAATCAGAAATGATTGATGATAGAGTATTTATTGCAGATGGGAACGCTCTTGTACTCTCTAAGAAGAAGCTAATTGAGATAATGGATTATCTTAAGTCTAAGAACCCCGAAATCCAAAGAATTAGAATGTATGCAAATGTAGGAGATATTCTTCGCCAAGGAGTCTCTAATTTAAAAGAATTAAAAGAGCATGGACTGGACATGGTATATATCGGATTTGAAAGCGGTGATAATATTGTTCTTGAGCGAATAAAAAAAGGCGCAAATCATGAAGAAACCGTTCGTGCGTCTGGGATGCTAAAAGAAGCCGGTATTATGAATTCCGCAATGGTTCTTTTAGGCATGGGGGGAACAGACAGAAGCCTAGAGCATGCAGAGGCTACCGGAAAGCTTTTAACTGGGGCTGATCCAGAGTATGTAGGTGCTTTATCTCTTCAAGTACGTCCGGGAGCACCACTTCATGATGAGATGATGAGAGGAGAGTTTGAGCTCCCCAATAAATTTCAGATTATTAAAGAGCTGGAAGTCTTGGTCGATAACACGGAGCTTACAGATGGGTATTTCTTTTCAAATCATATCTCTAACTATCTTCCTATAAAAGCAAAATTTCCTCAAGATAAAGAAAAAGTGTTATCAGAAATTAGAACGGTAATAAATAGTGGTGATGAATCTTTATTAAGACCTGATTATTACAGAGACGTTATAAATCAATATTAA
- a CDS encoding polyprenyl synthetase family protein, translating to MGFNIKSYLASKRELVDRKLDSLLNYSPKSITPLEESIRYSALSGGKRLRPILMIAANEALGGKDETVLPIACGLEMIHTYSLIHDDLPCMDDDSLRRGVPTNHNVYGEAVAILAGDALLTDAFAIIIKEGLSSGLRPKILTEIVSDISQAAGSNGMIRGQAIDLALEGLSDVSVEQVEKMHSLKTGVMIETAVVVGAKIGGANDKQLKRLSVFGKSLGLAFQIVDDILDIEGGRDIGKDVGADARNKKTTYPELVGLKKSKRKAEDLTKKSLKSIKDFGDKATPLREIAIYLADRNF from the coding sequence ATGGGATTTAATATAAAGAGTTATCTCGCCTCAAAAAGAGAACTTGTTGACAGAAAACTTGACTCTCTTCTTAACTATTCACCCAAATCCATCACTCCACTGGAAGAATCCATACGTTATAGCGCGCTTTCTGGAGGCAAGCGTCTAAGACCCATTTTAATGATCGCAGCAAACGAAGCCTTAGGCGGTAAGGATGAAACAGTTTTGCCTATAGCATGCGGATTAGAAATGATACATACTTATTCCCTTATACATGATGACCTTCCATGTATGGACGATGATTCCCTTCGAAGGGGAGTTCCCACAAATCATAATGTATACGGAGAAGCAGTGGCCATATTAGCTGGTGATGCATTATTAACAGATGCATTTGCAATTATTATAAAAGAAGGGCTTTCAAGCGGTCTTAGACCAAAAATATTGACTGAGATTGTATCTGATATCTCTCAAGCTGCAGGATCAAATGGAATGATCAGAGGTCAGGCCATTGATCTGGCTCTTGAAGGACTTAGTGATGTATCGGTTGAGCAAGTTGAGAAAATGCACTCACTTAAAACAGGTGTCATGATAGAAACAGCCGTAGTAGTTGGCGCAAAGATAGGCGGAGCTAATGATAAACAGCTTAAGAGACTGAGTGTATTTGGAAAATCACTTGGACTTGCATTTCAAATAGTTGATGACATTTTGGATATTGAGGGCGGAAGAGATATTGGTAAAGATGTTGGGGCTGATGCAAGAAATAAAAAAACCACATACCCAGAGTTAGTTGGACTTAAGAAATCTAAAAGAAAGGCTGAAGATTTAACAAAAAAATCACTAAAGTCTATAAAAGATTTTGGCGATAAGGCAACGCCCTTAAGAGAAATAGCTATTTACCTTGCAGATAGAAATTTTTAA
- a CDS encoding TlyA family RNA methyltransferase — MEKSNKKQRLDLLLVERNLASSRSKAQALIMGGVVYVDGQKVDKSGTMLKYDADIIVKEKSIKYVSRGGLKLESALSNFNIDVTKNCALDIGASTGGFTDCLLQNGAAKVYALDVGYGQLDWKLRNDDRVVVMEKVNARHLKPDDIAEMVDIIVIDVSFISLTMIIPAVLQFLKPKGYLIALIKPQFEVGKGEVGKGGIVKDENKHKQVIEKVTQHLVELKLDVLGVIQSPILGAEGNKEFLVAASNN, encoded by the coding sequence ATGGAAAAATCTAATAAAAAACAAAGATTGGATCTGCTCTTAGTTGAGAGAAATCTAGCTTCATCCAGATCTAAAGCCCAAGCCTTAATAATGGGTGGAGTGGTATATGTGGATGGGCAAAAAGTAGACAAGTCCGGCACAATGCTGAAATATGACGCTGATATAATAGTTAAAGAAAAATCTATTAAGTATGTTAGCAGAGGTGGTCTAAAGCTAGAATCGGCACTTTCCAATTTTAATATTGATGTAACAAAAAATTGCGCGTTAGATATTGGAGCCTCTACAGGAGGATTTACTGACTGTTTACTGCAAAACGGTGCAGCCAAGGTTTACGCATTAGATGTTGGCTATGGACAGTTAGACTGGAAACTAAGAAATGACGATAGGGTAGTTGTGATGGAGAAAGTAAATGCCAGGCATCTAAAACCTGATGATATTGCAGAGATGGTTGATATCATAGTAATTGATGTCTCTTTTATATCCCTCACAATGATAATTCCCGCGGTGTTGCAGTTCCTAAAGCCAAAAGGCTACTTAATAGCCCTGATAAAACCCCAGTTTGAAGTTGGTAAAGGCGAAGTAGGAAAAGGTGGCATAGTAAAAGATGAGAATAAGCATAAACAGGTAATTGAAAAAGTAACCCAGCACCTAGTAGAGCTAAAGTTAGATGTGCTAGGGGTTATACAATCCCCGATTTTAGGGGCGGAGGGGAACAAGGAATTTTTAGTAGCAGCATCCAATAATTGA
- the rpsT gene encoding 30S ribosomal protein S20, with the protein MAERIKSGIKRHRQSLKKRERNTVIKSDLKTQLKKFDTALESKDVETAKNALKETEAKLRKAATKGIIKKETASRKVSRLSKKVSALSS; encoded by the coding sequence ATGGCTGAGAGAATTAAATCTGGTATTAAAAGACATCGTCAGAGCCTTAAAAAAAGAGAACGAAACACTGTAATTAAGTCTGACCTCAAAACACAGCTTAAGAAATTTGATACAGCTCTTGAGTCTAAAGATGTAGAGACTGCAAAAAATGCACTTAAAGAGACTGAAGCAAAACTTCGTAAGGCTGCTACTAAGGGTATAATCAAAAAAGAAACTGCATCTCGTAAAGTTTCCAGATTATCTAAGAAAGTTTCTGCCCTTTCTTCATAA
- a CDS encoding DUF4174 domain-containing protein: protein MQTFIFLIIILISIVNLQAEEISIEQFRWENRLVIYYISEDELEKYDMPKMVLENKDKVIDRDMLFFDLNQKDKGDYFMSLSASESKRLIDKYKIEPGKTAFILIGKDGGEKERLSEPNVDYFFNKIDQMPMRINEMNGL, encoded by the coding sequence ATGCAAACATTTATATTCCTAATTATAATTCTAATTAGCATTGTAAATTTACAAGCTGAGGAAATATCTATAGAACAGTTTAGATGGGAAAATAGGCTTGTAATTTATTACATCAGTGAAGATGAATTGGAAAAATACGACATGCCTAAAATGGTGCTAGAAAACAAAGACAAAGTTATTGATAGGGATATGCTTTTTTTCGATCTAAATCAAAAGGATAAAGGTGACTACTTTATGAGTCTGAGTGCTAGCGAATCCAAGAGGCTCATAGATAAATATAAAATTGAGCCAGGGAAAACCGCATTTATTCTTATTGGAAAAGATGGAGGAGAGAAAGAAAGATTATCAGAACCTAACGTTGATTACTTCTTTAATAAAATCGATCAAATGCCTATGCGCATCAACGAAATGAATGGCTTGTGA
- the lipB gene encoding lipoyl(octanoyl) transferase LipB, which produces MKTKLIKLNKMSASTKKTLHYKYLNRISYADALQIQQESHRAIKSDSANSPGYLYLLEHHPVITNGRFGNDDNYVLPVDAIEAKGVEVYSSDRGGDLTFHGPGQLVTYPILNLRELNLGVKAYIFSLEQVIIDLLADYAIESDRRNGYPGVWTNGQKIASIGVSIKNGITMHGSALNVSTDLNSFSLIVPCGISDVVVTSMQKVLGRDVEMDNVIRTYQNCFMNIFDLELSLENGLD; this is translated from the coding sequence ATGAAAACTAAATTGATTAAACTAAACAAAATGAGCGCAAGCACAAAAAAAACATTACACTATAAATATCTTAACAGAATTAGCTATGCCGATGCACTCCAAATACAGCAAGAATCACACCGAGCTATCAAATCTGATAGCGCTAACTCACCCGGATATCTATATTTGCTTGAGCACCACCCGGTTATAACAAACGGCCGATTCGGCAATGATGACAATTATGTCTTGCCGGTAGATGCTATAGAAGCGAAAGGCGTAGAAGTTTATAGTTCTGACAGGGGAGGAGATCTTACATTTCATGGCCCAGGCCAGCTGGTTACCTATCCAATTCTAAATCTAAGAGAATTAAATTTAGGCGTGAAAGCATACATATTCTCTTTAGAACAAGTAATAATAGACCTGCTAGCTGATTATGCTATAGAGTCTGATAGAAGAAATGGCTATCCAGGGGTGTGGACAAATGGTCAGAAGATCGCCTCAATAGGAGTGTCGATTAAAAACGGAATTACTATGCACGGCTCTGCTCTTAATGTGAGCACTGATCTAAATAGCTTCTCATTAATAGTTCCCTGTGGTATTTCTGATGTGGTAGTGACATCAATGCAGAAAGTTCTTGGACGGGACGTAGAAATGGATAATGTAATAAGGACTTATCAAAATTGTTTTATGAACATTTTTGATTTGGAGCTGAGCTTAGAAAACGGCCTTGATTAG